In the Vicia villosa cultivar HV-30 ecotype Madison, WI unplaced genomic scaffold, Vvil1.0 ctg.000011F_1_1, whole genome shotgun sequence genome, ATATGGACCGTAGGGAAACATGGATTCAGATCGAATTGCATCGCACAATTCAACTCATCAAACCCATGGAATCAACTCCGAATCGCATCACACGATTCGAATCCTCAATAATGAGACCGATAAGGGGAAGGTATTGGTTCGCATCCCCGAAGAATACTCATGAACTACAGAGCACCAATCAATCCCGAGCGTCACACCCGATAAGGACCTTCATATATGGCCTGGGAGCATCCTTGGACGTCACATCACAAGGACAAACACATATAAGTAACAAGCATCACACCGGTTACTACCCTCATGCCCATTATGTAACCCTTGTCCATGGAACAACCTTGTTAGTTGACCTCCGTTAATCCTTCACAATATGCATTCTAAGGATTACCTCACCATTATGTTAATTTAGTAAACATCCTTTTAACACTTATGTTAATTGTAGAACCTTTCATATCTTGGTCCATATAACTCAATCCGTCATTACATGTCATAATTATCTTTGATTAATCATGTATTATACTTAGGTTAGCTTATATAAACCCAAGAGTCAATCATACATGTAGCATACTAATTTTTCACCAAGTCTTACTTTTATTAAACAAGATACAAGATATACACTTGGACTTTGGTAATATTTAGGAGTATGATAGAGCTATGGAAGCTTAGGCATCTCATAGCCCTTTCTGCTAGCTTTCCAATGATATAAAATTCGCGTCAATCGGATATACgatgcaaaagttatgaatttcggAAGTTTCAAAAAAGTTGCCCAAATagtgatgtaacgggttacatgaatcatgtaaccggttacatgacccaaaaactgcgtttttcaccctttttcacgcATGTAACCGGTttcatcaaccatgtaaccggttacatcgctcACAGACcaaaaaattctgcattttaatgGTGTTCTTCCATACCAATTCCATTCCAAACCATTCCAAACTTCCAATATCATTCAAAAATCATACAATTTCATTTATATAGCAAAAATAAGCTACACATGCATAATCTAACAACATGAAATTCATAAATTTCTCATCAATCCCCAAAACCCCAATTCATGCCAAAATCCTTAATTCTCCTATCCCAAGTTCCTatctatggaactcaccttgaaTAGGGAAGAGATTATGAATTCCAAGCTTAGAAGGAGATGAAGGAGAAGATGATGCACTTGATCATGGTTCTTTCTCCAAAATCACCTAACTCCTCATACATGCATCCATGGAAAATGAATTTGATGCCTCTTCTTCCTTTCCCTTCCTTTCACGTTTTCTCTCTATCTTTCCCCAAAATTCTGATTTTGGTCAGGCAAGAATGAGTCATTTCAACCAAACAAGTCTTTAAGTTCCTATTTAAGTAGTGGAATGACCACACTACCCTTCAACCATGACATAATTACCAAGGTGCCAtcaagttcaattctaaccaatCCTTAGAATTTATAACAACTTCTCTTAACAACTATTAATTATCCATAGGTCTCATGCTTAaagaaattggggtgttacatttcaaCGTTCACGTTTTTCCAGTAGTTGGTTTTTGTTCTGTTAATGCAATAACAAAGCGTTGAATGATGATATGAATATGCATGCAAGATTACTAGGGATGATTTTGTGTAATTTTGATTGTTGAAAATCATATCCATCCCCATCCATCTCTGATGCTTTGATAAAATGGATCCTAAAAAACAAACAGGTGATTATCATAATCTCTACTTTTAATTATTGGATCAAAAACTCAATGTTTCCTTCCTGAATTGGATCCAAAACTCCTTTACTTTCTGCACCATTTTACTGTTATTTATCGTCTTTCTCCACAGTGTTTACTCCATAGATATTTGTGTCGTTACATCTCAgtcgacatcacatatctgatacaaGAATTTCAAAACTTAAGTCAGAGAGATTTTCTGGAAATACAGTAGTTGAAGTAGGgtttgaaaattgaagattttaCACTGATTCTTATCttctttatgtttaatatttactttgttatgaAATGTAATAGTTGAAGATGTAGTGAACTTGACAGGAATGCAACTAAAAGATGGTTTCTTACGAGTAAGTTCATCgcaaactgttgaattttcaattaCAATAATTTGTTTGTTAGTTTATCCAATTTGTAGTTTAAGATGATAGTTTAAGTTGATAGTTTAAGCTTTCATTACATAAACTTTCATTACATAATCAAAAACCATTATCATATCTAAACCCTCTCGCTGAGATAAAATTAGACCAATCATAGTGGGCCTCATAATCATCATCAGaattgaaaaaattaattattgcctcaaccttcatcttcttcttattcttcttctcctcacTCTAAGAGCTCTCATTAGTCTAAACACAACAACCTCTTCAGCAACATCTTGAATTTGATGCTGGTTTTGCGCCACAACACCATATACAACAACATCTTGAGGCTCAGGTTAGTTTTGCACCAGAACATCCTCTACAACAACATTTGGATTCTCAGCATTCCCTTGAATgtaattgtttttgtgttttggttcttccgcttttatattgttccttctgattctttatcttcttctcttggaagtttTAAAATCAAAGATGCTCattattgtttctttaattctATACGCTTTCTATTCTCTTTGGAAGTCGGAAAGAATGCATATCTCGAACTGTTTAAATTTATTGTGTACTTAAAATACATGTTTTGATAACAATTCATAAATGGTGTAGTGCTGATTCTGGTACGAAACGATTGACATTTATTCACATTTAATATCACAACGGTTATCTAATAATCGTTGTTAAAGAGCACAAGCTTTCCTATTTACTACGACAGTCACTGGACCGTGATTGAAAGTGCCGCATATACTACCACACGCTACATAACAACGCCTGATCCTGCGTGATTATATATCTTTTCGAATCATTGTTAAATGTCTTTTTCGCAGTAGTGTAATactttccccttgcataaccaacccccgaacctaagatctatgtttattttattagttttgattttaaaaatttattttggttttatttcGCTATTTTTTTCCATTTCCTTTAAAAACAATAAAGCGCAGTGACAACTTTCATTAAAATAACGAGCTGGATCAATCCAATGCTCTTTGTCTCAATTTTTCAGAAAACGCGACAACCCTCTCCAAGCAAATACAAAGAAAACCAAGGCACTCTTAAACCAAGTGCTATTGGATGGACAtgagtatttttttaaattacaaaCTTAAATAAAGAATTGAGAATTTCTAACAATCAACCTCTTATATAGTTTAATTTGATCAAATACACTATTAAACAAAAATTCTAATAAATTTCTGCATTTTAGATTGTGAATTGAGaaactaatatatataaattacaaACTGATTGTCGCACATCCAAATGGCCATATAATGCAAAACTGGTCCATACTAAACATACAAATTTTAGACAGTGGATTGAGAAAATCTCCAATAACTAACCcaaaagcaaaaccataagaataaAAATTTAATTCACCTAACTAGTTATAATATAGCAGAATCAATTAAAAATGACcatgaaaaaaaacaagaaattaaATTGTATAACAATTAACAACTAGTCAAGTTCTTCAAGTTAATTACTCAAACCATTCCACATTGTGAAAACACCACCACCTCCATTTGAACCTTGCATGGAATCTCCCGCCGACCAACCTCCATAACCTCCGGAAGCCATGTCGTAATCCGCTGTTCCTCCCATaagattgttattattattattcccaATATACCCTCCACCACCATCATTATTCTCCATCAAACCCGGATGATTCTGAATACTATAATCACCATTGTAGCTGTAAAATCCACCTTGTTGCTGTTGATGCAACTGAAGCTGAGTTTGTAAATAACTCTGATCATGAAACGACGACGGATATACTTCCTGGTTTTGCAGTGTCAGcaaaggttgttgttgttgttgttgttgatgatgatgttgtgtttGTTGTTCAAATTGCATTAAAGGGTAACCTTGTAACTCTAACCTACTTGAACTTGAAGATCCTAGTCCATATTGAAGTGCTACCATCTCTTGTTCTCTTTTTCTAGAACATTCTAGAGCTTGTGCTTCTTTCAACCGTTTTGCAGCTCCTCCTCCTTTAGGAAGAGTGTTACTTTCAAGAATCGCCTTCACTTCGTAATGATTCATGTTGAAGTTTGTTACCGCGCTTAATCCTCTGAACTTAATTGCAGCTATATCATAAGCTTCTGCAGCTTCTTCTTCAGTACCTATGATAAACAATATTCtaatattaactattattattatcatgatttcatatttttaatttgttatgtgGTGCATGCATGAATGAAGCTTAGTGAATGTTCCTAAGTAGAGATCTTTGTTTCCTGCGACTCGACCGATTCTCGCTTGCCATCTTCCGTGTTGGTGATGCCTTGTGACTCCGCGATACATTGACGCACCCCTTGAAAATCCACTACTTTTTCTTCTTATGGATGCTACAAACTCTTGTCTTGTCATGTTCTTCATTTCTTCAACTTCCTTCTCATAGTTACTGATCTGAAAGACAATGAATAATAAGCATATAAAGTGATTAgtttttgtaatacggtgaactgactttatcgaaatgtcgcggttagcaagagtcgccaccgacttttattttatccaaattaaatcagaaaggctaaaagaacaggaaaaaccttttaaacaaaaacagggtt is a window encoding:
- the LOC131621791 gene encoding AP2-like ethylene-responsive transcription factor PLT2, producing the protein MNTLSHGHNHNHSTSNEVPKVADFLGSTTENESDLAAFNEINNHSSDNYFFMPLQSNSALEPTSSNSYDQYQENGNNNLQSLTLSMGSGTKDSTCETSGENNNTIVEAAAPKRALDTFGQRTSIYRGVTRHRWTGRYEAHLWDNTCRREGQSRKGRQVYLGGYDKEEKAARAYDLAALKYWGTSTTTNFPISNYEKEVEEMKNMTRQEFVASIRRKSSGFSRGASMYRGVTRHHQHGRWQARIGRVAGNKDLYLGTFSTEEEAAEAYDIAAIKFRGLSAVTNFNMNHYEVKAILESNTLPKGGGAAKRLKEAQALECSRKREQEMVALQYGLGSSSSSRLELQGYPLMQFEQQTQHHHQQQQQQQPLLTLQNQEVYPSSFHDQSYLQTQLQLHQQQQGGFYSYNGDYSIQNHPGLMENNDGGGGYIGNNNNNNLMGGTADYDMASGGYGGWSAGDSMQGSNGGGGVFTMWNGLSN